In Micromonospora sp. LH3U1, one genomic interval encodes:
- a CDS encoding alpha/beta hydrolase: MLTTKRTTLWHRSGVDRRRPPRLRRLLRLPAIVAVLVALSLNAPPAFAAPDGTGPVTGSTAAGATGGWNGRIDWRACPERPDDPGTRCGILRLPVDWARPGGETFQLAVARRAATDPAARIGVLVINPGGPGLSGVDAALTADSQVGPEVLRRFDIVGFDPRGTVRSTPVRCSSALLARHPSLTPANSAEYERLRTYNRQLRDNCRAHSGPLFDHIDSVSAARDTDAVRAALGERQLSFYEWSYGTLLGQSYAELFPDRVRALVMDSVMDHSQGVREYFRSGAASNEALFHEFVTWCDGNQSCALHGRDVPALFDRLMRRADAGTLVDAATGTPLNWFELGFATFVNFFDATWADLANMLVALDRGEPAAPPIASPKTPVQDGEDLTEYALLAFCEDWSLPVNGFAEWNRYLTESRATAPHLRASPLTVRFAAICLGWTAINPQHRLQVRTSVPLLLLNGRYDPATPYDGALRVVRQLGRQGHLLTYEGSGHGSYPRTECTRSYVERYLIDRATPPVGASCPGAPV, from the coding sequence ATGCTGACCACGAAGAGAACCACCCTCTGGCATCGCAGCGGGGTCGACCGTCGACGCCCGCCGCGCCTCCGCCGCCTCCTCCGCCTCCCGGCCATCGTCGCGGTCCTCGTCGCCCTGTCGCTCAACGCCCCACCGGCGTTCGCGGCGCCCGACGGCACCGGACCGGTCACCGGCTCGACGGCCGCCGGCGCCACCGGCGGGTGGAACGGCCGGATCGACTGGCGGGCGTGCCCGGAGCGGCCGGACGATCCAGGTACGCGTTGCGGCATCCTGCGCCTGCCGGTCGACTGGGCCCGACCGGGCGGGGAAACCTTCCAACTGGCCGTGGCGCGGCGCGCCGCCACCGACCCGGCCGCCCGCATCGGCGTCCTGGTCATCAATCCCGGTGGTCCCGGCCTGTCCGGGGTGGACGCCGCGCTGACCGCCGACAGTCAGGTCGGCCCGGAGGTGCTCCGCCGCTTCGACATCGTCGGCTTCGATCCCCGGGGTACGGTCCGCAGCACGCCTGTGCGCTGCTCATCCGCGCTGCTGGCCCGGCACCCCTCCCTGACGCCCGCCAATTCGGCAGAGTACGAGCGACTCCGTACCTACAACCGCCAGTTACGCGACAACTGCCGCGCTCACAGTGGCCCACTGTTCGACCACATCGACAGTGTGAGCGCCGCGCGTGACACGGACGCCGTCCGGGCGGCACTCGGCGAGCGGCAGCTCAGCTTCTACGAGTGGTCCTACGGCACACTGCTCGGGCAGTCCTACGCCGAACTGTTTCCCGACCGCGTCCGCGCACTGGTCATGGACAGCGTGATGGACCACAGCCAGGGGGTCAGGGAGTACTTCCGCAGCGGGGCGGCCAGTAACGAGGCCCTGTTCCACGAGTTCGTGACCTGGTGCGACGGGAACCAGAGCTGCGCCCTGCATGGGCGCGACGTGCCGGCGCTGTTCGACCGACTGATGCGCCGTGCCGACGCCGGCACGCTGGTCGATGCGGCCACCGGCACCCCGCTGAACTGGTTCGAGCTTGGTTTCGCGACGTTCGTCAACTTCTTCGACGCGACCTGGGCAGACCTCGCGAACATGCTGGTCGCGCTGGACCGGGGAGAGCCCGCTGCCCCTCCCATCGCGTCCCCGAAGACGCCCGTCCAGGACGGTGAGGACCTCACCGAGTACGCGCTACTCGCATTCTGCGAGGACTGGTCGCTGCCGGTCAACGGGTTCGCCGAGTGGAACCGGTATCTCACGGAGTCCCGCGCCACGGCACCCCACCTGCGGGCCTCCCCGCTGACCGTCCGCTTCGCCGCGATCTGCCTGGGCTGGACGGCGATCAACCCGCAACATCGGCTGCAGGTACGGACGAGTGTCCCGCTGCTGCTGCTCAACGGTCGATACGACCCGGCCACCCCGTACGACGGGGCGCTGCGGGTGGTGCGCCAGCTCGGAAGACAAGGCCACCTTCTCACCTACGAGGGCTCGGGGCACGGCAGCTACCCACGGACGGAGTGCACCCGGAGTTACGTCGAGCGGTACCTGATCGACAGAGCCACACCGCCGGTCGGCGCGAGCTGTCCGGGTGCCCCGGTCTGA
- a CDS encoding FAD-dependent oxidoreductase: MRIAIAGGGLGGLTLARVLHQHGIDAVVYEREASRSARPQGGALDLHPESGQQALAEAGLAGRFRSEARPEGEEHRILDPTGRTLVHHEPQPGSFSGRPEIDRSVLRDLLLDSLPGDTVVWRRRLVAATPRRDGGWELTFHGGHRAGCDILIGADGARSVVRSLLTDVQLSSVATLVELNIEDVDRRHPDLAELVGPGNLWCVGVNQILAAQRLGDGSLRVGISLRADDRSIDTYRSKHALLDMFGGWDPRLTALIEASDSAPVPRLIEAMPTGTRWVSRPGITLIGDAAHLMPPVGEGANQAMLDGAELAGRLAADPADPDSAIRTYEEAMFSRIHPIAEMSARVQAMMLSPTAAEDIVRFFTAQPAEPTFAD; the protein is encoded by the coding sequence ATGCGAATTGCGATCGCTGGTGGCGGCCTTGGCGGCCTGACCCTGGCACGGGTCCTGCATCAGCACGGCATTGACGCGGTGGTGTACGAGCGCGAGGCAAGCCGATCCGCGCGGCCGCAGGGCGGCGCGCTCGACCTGCACCCGGAGTCCGGGCAACAGGCCCTGGCCGAGGCGGGTCTCGCCGGCCGGTTCCGGTCGGAGGCGCGGCCCGAGGGCGAGGAACATCGCATTCTCGACCCGACCGGGCGGACCCTGGTACACCACGAGCCGCAACCTGGCTCATTCTCCGGACGTCCCGAGATTGACCGGAGCGTACTGCGTGATCTTCTGCTCGATTCCCTTCCCGGCGACACGGTTGTCTGGCGGCGCCGGCTTGTCGCGGCGACCCCGCGACGTGACGGGGGATGGGAACTCACGTTCCACGGCGGCCACCGAGCCGGCTGCGACATCCTCATCGGCGCGGACGGCGCGCGCTCAGTCGTCCGGTCGTTGCTGACCGACGTCCAGCTGTCCTCTGTGGCCACCCTCGTCGAGCTGAACATCGAAGACGTCGACCGGCGCCATCCCGATCTCGCCGAGTTGGTCGGTCCCGGGAACCTGTGGTGCGTCGGCGTGAACCAGATCCTGGCAGCGCAACGCCTCGGCGACGGCAGCCTGCGTGTCGGGATCTCGCTGCGCGCAGACGATCGTTCCATCGACACATACCGTAGTAAGCACGCTCTGCTGGACATGTTCGGTGGCTGGGATCCACGCCTCACCGCACTCATCGAGGCCAGCGACAGCGCACCGGTGCCGCGCCTGATCGAAGCGATGCCCACCGGTACGCGCTGGGTCAGCCGACCGGGCATCACCCTCATCGGCGACGCCGCGCACCTCATGCCACCGGTCGGCGAGGGCGCCAACCAGGCCATGCTCGACGGGGCCGAACTCGCCGGCCGACTCGCCGCCGACCCCGCCGACCCGGACTCGGCAATCCGGACGTACGAGGAGGCGATGTTCAGCAGGATTCACCCGATCGCCGAAATGTCCGCACGAGTCCAAGCGATGATGCTGTCCCCAACCGCGGCCGAAGACATCGTCCGCTTCTTCACAGCCCAGCCCGCCGAACCGACGTTCGCAGACTGA
- a CDS encoding AfsR/SARP family transcriptional regulator, with translation MDPAVGPPPIRYRLLGPVEVWSLGGERLALGTPMQVRLLAILMSQPGTGWSIDQLVDELWQGRPPKTAAGNVKTYVWALRRALRSPGSPDPAILAGATGYRLVLDAQAIDTVAFDDLAQRGYHALRQGRWSDALQAFEAALALWRGEPFGGLPGSGVLLSVRTRLQEQRSSLLEEIADIQLRAGRHNELIEPLRRQIDGNPLRERPWGQLMIALAGAGRRADALATYRQLRRLLSDEVGVEPAPDLQHLHTRILRADRELLTSGARPPEKPAPQVPRQLPAPPALFTGRTRELARLTTLLLGDAGAAGTVAVTGTGGVGKTWLALRWAHDNLHHFPDGQLHVDLAGFGAETQEASPSAVVVRSLLPALGVKPLEIPAEPAAQFALYRSLTADRRLLVLLDNARDAQQVRPLLPGSTRCGVIVTSRHTLPGLVTAEGAQPVALDLLSTAEARQLLVRRLGVQRATAQPAAVDELISRTARLPLALSIVAARAAARPTFPLQAIADELAASRGGLAALATDDAATDLRTVLSWSYRLLSADAARLFRQISLHPGADVSAAAAASLADAPPHLVRPALDELTRANLLAEQTPNRFRCHDLLRAYGEELTDLHDSPADRRAIRKRLLDHYLCVARDAVRLVDAGWQPLDPPPLPVAASTPAFADHRSALAWFAVEQRVLLAAVQEAVAHSFDAHAGQLAQALTPLLSRLSQWHDLAAVQAIAITVARRRGDPCAEASAHRDLALAHIQLRRFGAAHHHLRRALARYEQVGDRPGLASAHLHLAWLSDIEGLPGAALPHAREALALASSTGDRLGEAAALNALGWSHARLDEHARAITYCKQALALYEEAEDRLGAAHTWDSLGFAYHGLGTHPTAADCYQRALTLYSDVQDQCGRADTLVRLGDTHQAVGNHDTSVDMWRQALAIFDRVGHPQAGELSERLAAYH, from the coding sequence ATGGACCCTGCGGTGGGGCCGCCACCGATACGGTACCGACTGCTCGGGCCGGTCGAGGTGTGGTCTCTCGGCGGGGAACGGCTGGCCCTCGGCACGCCGATGCAGGTGCGCCTGCTGGCCATCCTGATGTCGCAGCCGGGCACCGGGTGGTCCATCGACCAACTCGTCGACGAGCTGTGGCAGGGACGCCCGCCGAAAACGGCGGCCGGCAACGTGAAGACCTATGTCTGGGCGTTGCGCCGGGCGTTGCGGTCCCCGGGCTCCCCCGACCCCGCCATCCTCGCCGGGGCCACCGGCTACCGTCTCGTCCTCGACGCTCAGGCGATCGACACCGTGGCCTTCGACGACCTGGCCCAGCGCGGATATCACGCGTTGCGACAGGGCCGCTGGTCGGATGCACTGCAGGCGTTCGAGGCGGCGCTGGCGCTGTGGCGTGGAGAGCCGTTTGGGGGCCTCCCCGGAAGCGGGGTGCTGCTCTCCGTCCGAACACGGCTCCAGGAGCAGCGGTCGAGTCTGCTGGAGGAAATCGCGGACATCCAACTGCGCGCCGGGCGGCACAACGAGCTGATTGAGCCGCTCCGGAGACAGATCGACGGAAATCCACTACGCGAGCGGCCGTGGGGGCAACTGATGATCGCCCTGGCCGGGGCCGGACGGCGCGCGGACGCCTTGGCGACGTACCGACAGCTACGCCGACTACTCAGCGACGAGGTGGGAGTCGAGCCCGCTCCCGATCTCCAACATTTGCATACACGGATCCTGCGGGCCGACCGGGAGCTGTTGACATCCGGGGCGCGGCCACCGGAGAAACCCGCGCCGCAGGTCCCCCGACAGTTGCCGGCCCCGCCGGCGCTGTTCACCGGCCGTACCCGTGAGCTGGCTCGGCTCACGACGCTGCTGCTCGGCGACGCCGGAGCGGCCGGCACCGTCGCCGTCACCGGTACCGGCGGCGTCGGGAAAACCTGGCTGGCGTTGCGTTGGGCGCACGACAACCTGCACCACTTCCCCGACGGGCAACTCCACGTCGACCTGGCCGGATTCGGTGCCGAGACACAGGAGGCGTCACCCTCAGCCGTCGTCGTACGCTCGCTTCTGCCCGCCCTGGGCGTCAAGCCCTTGGAGATACCCGCCGAACCGGCAGCCCAGTTCGCCCTGTACCGCAGCCTGACCGCGGACCGACGGCTGCTCGTCCTGCTCGACAACGCGCGCGACGCCCAACAGGTGCGGCCGCTGCTTCCCGGGTCGACCCGGTGTGGCGTGATCGTGACGAGTCGCCACACACTGCCCGGCCTGGTCACCGCCGAGGGTGCCCAGCCCGTCGCCCTGGATCTGCTCAGCACCGCCGAAGCGCGCCAGTTGCTCGTACGCCGGCTGGGTGTGCAGCGGGCCACCGCCCAGCCGGCGGCGGTGGACGAGTTGATCAGCCGTACCGCGCGGTTGCCCCTCGCCCTGTCCATCGTGGCCGCACGAGCCGCCGCTCGGCCCACGTTCCCGCTCCAGGCCATCGCGGACGAGCTGGCAGCGAGCCGGGGCGGGCTCGCCGCCCTGGCCACCGACGACGCCGCCACCGACCTGCGTACGGTGCTCTCCTGGTCGTACCGTCTGCTCAGTGCGGACGCGGCCCGGCTGTTCCGGCAGATCAGCCTGCACCCCGGAGCGGACGTCAGCGCGGCGGCGGCGGCCAGCCTCGCCGACGCGCCGCCGCACCTGGTCCGGCCGGCGCTTGACGAGTTGACCCGGGCGAACCTACTGGCCGAGCAGACCCCCAACCGCTTCCGCTGTCACGATCTGCTCCGCGCCTACGGGGAGGAGTTGACGGACCTACACGACTCCCCTGCCGACCGCAGGGCCATCCGGAAGCGCTTGCTCGACCATTATTTGTGTGTCGCCCGTGACGCGGTGAGGCTGGTCGACGCCGGTTGGCAGCCGCTCGATCCGCCGCCCCTGCCCGTCGCCGCGTCCACACCGGCGTTTGCCGACCACCGGTCCGCGCTGGCCTGGTTCGCCGTCGAACAGCGGGTGCTGCTGGCCGCCGTTCAGGAAGCCGTCGCGCACAGCTTCGACGCCCACGCCGGGCAGCTCGCCCAGGCCCTCACTCCCCTCCTCAGCAGGCTGTCACAGTGGCACGACCTGGCCGCCGTACAGGCCATCGCGATCACCGTCGCTCGACGCCGCGGTGATCCCTGTGCGGAGGCGTCGGCGCACCGGGACCTCGCGCTGGCACACATCCAGCTGCGCCGGTTCGGTGCGGCTCACCATCACCTTCGGCGCGCCCTGGCACGGTACGAGCAGGTCGGCGACCGCCCGGGGCTGGCCAGCGCACACCTGCACCTCGCCTGGCTGTCCGACATCGAGGGCCTCCCCGGGGCGGCACTGCCGCATGCCAGGGAGGCGCTGGCGCTGGCCAGCAGCACCGGCGACCGGCTCGGCGAGGCGGCGGCGCTCAACGCGCTCGGCTGGAGCCATGCTCGGCTGGACGAGCACGCCCGCGCCATCACCTACTGCAAGCAGGCGCTCGCGCTCTACGAGGAGGCCGAGGACCGGCTCGGCGCGGCCCACACCTGGGACAGTCTCGGTTTCGCCTATCACGGCCTCGGGACACATCCGACCGCGGCAGACTGCTACCAGCGCGCGCTCACGCTCTATTCCGACGTCCAGGACCAGTGCGGGAGGGCGGACACACTCGTCCGCCTCGGCGACACCCATCAGGCGGTGGGCAACCACGACACCTCGGTCGACATGTGGCGACAAGCGTTGGCGATCTTCGACCGGGTTGGTCATCCGCAGGCCGGAGAGCTGTCCGAGCGGCTGGCCGCCTATCACTGA
- a CDS encoding TetR/AcrR family transcriptional regulator, producing MTGLRERKKAETRVALGWAAIHLAAERGYENVRVEDIAEAAGVSPRTFNNYFSSKAEAIASRHLDRSLRTAAALRERPADEPLWAALTQAALEQFTPGPEVEAMPSPAHAQWVAGVRTMLAEPALQGERLRAVAVAEAELAAAVAERTGTDLATNMYPRLVAAAASAAVAVAMQHYLDSADPPTPIERLITDAFTQVAAGLPAPPR from the coding sequence ATGACGGGGCTGCGGGAGCGCAAGAAGGCCGAGACGCGGGTGGCGCTCGGCTGGGCCGCGATCCACCTCGCCGCGGAGCGCGGCTACGAAAACGTCCGCGTCGAGGACATCGCCGAGGCGGCCGGTGTCTCCCCGCGCACCTTCAACAACTACTTCTCCAGTAAGGCGGAGGCGATTGCCTCCCGCCACCTCGACCGCAGCCTGCGCACCGCCGCCGCGCTGCGCGAACGCCCCGCCGACGAGCCGCTCTGGGCGGCGCTCACCCAGGCCGCGCTGGAGCAGTTCACGCCCGGCCCCGAGGTCGAGGCCATGCCCTCCCCCGCTCACGCCCAGTGGGTGGCCGGCGTACGCACCATGCTCGCCGAGCCCGCGCTCCAGGGCGAGCGGCTGCGCGCTGTCGCGGTCGCGGAGGCCGAACTCGCCGCCGCAGTCGCCGAGCGCACCGGCACCGACCTCGCCACCAACATGTATCCGAGGCTCGTCGCGGCCGCCGCCAGCGCCGCCGTCGCCGTCGCCATGCAGCACTATCTCGACAGCGCCGACCCGCCCACCCCGATCGAGCGCCTCATCACCGACGCCTTTACCCAGGTCGCCGCCGGCCTCCCGGCGCCGCCCCGCTGA
- a CDS encoding fructosamine kinase family protein, giving the protein MERLLRAGMREVVTVEPVTGGVAAIAGIATRRDAPSVFVKAFAEAPADDVFVAEAAGLAALRELGGVATPEVILADRELLVLSVLRPRPHSEIFWEQFAHVLARMHMSTTHPLFGWHHDNWLGRRRQINTWNDDGFAFFAEHRLLRWLGQPRVEAALDAGDREALERLCHRLPDLLPDQPACLTHGDLWVQNILATPDGQPALIDPAVSYMWAEVDLAHVWSTSPPPEARRLFEVYADLTSLDGDWRARMPIVQLRQHLAVLAQFDDDWGAGDQIRAVLAPFRTRS; this is encoded by the coding sequence TTGGAACGCCTGCTCCGGGCCGGGATGCGCGAGGTCGTCACCGTGGAGCCGGTGACGGGTGGGGTCGCGGCGATCGCGGGCATCGCCACCCGCCGGGACGCACCGTCGGTGTTCGTCAAAGCCTTCGCCGAAGCCCCGGCCGACGACGTCTTCGTCGCGGAGGCCGCAGGGCTGGCCGCCCTACGCGAACTCGGCGGTGTGGCGACACCCGAGGTGATCCTGGCGGACCGGGAACTGCTCGTGTTGTCGGTGCTGCGGCCGAGGCCGCACAGCGAGATCTTCTGGGAGCAGTTCGCACACGTGCTCGCCCGCATGCACATGAGCACGACCCATCCTCTCTTCGGCTGGCACCACGACAACTGGCTGGGCCGCCGCCGCCAGATCAATACGTGGAATGACGATGGCTTCGCATTTTTCGCAGAGCACCGGCTGCTTCGGTGGCTCGGGCAGCCTCGCGTTGAGGCGGCCCTGGATGCCGGAGACCGGGAGGCGCTGGAGCGGTTGTGTCACCGGCTGCCCGACCTGCTGCCGGACCAGCCGGCATGCCTGACGCACGGCGACCTGTGGGTACAGAACATCCTGGCCACCCCGGACGGGCAACCCGCGCTGATCGATCCGGCCGTGTCGTACATGTGGGCCGAGGTCGACCTGGCCCATGTGTGGTCCACCTCGCCCCCGCCCGAGGCGCGACGACTGTTCGAGGTCTATGCGGACCTGACTTCGCTCGACGGTGACTGGCGGGCTCGCATGCCGATTGTCCAGCTCCGGCAACATCTCGCCGTGCTGGCCCAGTTCGACGACGACTGGGGCGCGGGTGACCAGATCCGTGCCGTCCTTGCCCCGTTCCGGACGCGATCCTGA
- a CDS encoding TetR/AcrR family transcriptional regulator: MDTPYGSDNLPVWERPEPQPRAAPVPLSREKIATTAIRLADAYGLDGLSLRKIAKELGVGPMRLYDYVINRSELLDLMVDVVYARIAEVGRQSAWRSTVLAIARATRDAALDHEWFSDLLGGRPHLGPHALAVGEATAAALSQAPGVRGIDDLQRALGALNAFIIGAVRREVTERRTARATGTDEAAFQASLGPYLTRMLETGRYPTVARLVIDGAHLNAEETFNHNLTTVLDGITTRPRT; encoded by the coding sequence GTGGATACACCGTACGGTAGCGATAACTTGCCCGTTTGGGAACGGCCCGAACCTCAGCCGCGGGCGGCGCCCGTGCCGTTGAGCCGCGAGAAGATCGCCACTACGGCGATCCGGCTTGCCGACGCGTACGGCCTCGACGGGCTGTCGTTGCGCAAGATCGCAAAAGAACTCGGTGTCGGTCCGATGCGGCTCTACGACTATGTGATCAACAGATCCGAACTGCTCGATCTGATGGTCGACGTCGTCTATGCCCGGATCGCCGAGGTCGGCCGGCAATCCGCGTGGCGCTCGACGGTGCTGGCCATCGCCCGCGCGACCCGCGATGCCGCCCTTGATCATGAGTGGTTTTCCGACCTGCTCGGCGGAAGGCCACACTTGGGACCTCACGCGCTCGCCGTGGGCGAAGCGACCGCGGCGGCGCTGAGCCAGGCCCCCGGCGTGCGCGGCATCGACGATCTCCAGCGGGCTTTGGGCGCCCTCAACGCCTTCATCATCGGAGCGGTCCGCAGAGAGGTCACCGAGCGACGCACCGCCCGTGCCACCGGCACCGACGAAGCCGCCTTCCAGGCCAGCCTCGGCCCCTACCTCACACGCATGTTGGAAACCGGCAGGTATCCCACCGTCGCCCGGCTCGTCATCGACGGCGCCCACCTCAATGCCGAGGAAACCTTCAACCACAACCTGACCACCGTCCTGGACGGCATCACCACCCGACCCCGCACGTGA
- a CDS encoding AraC family transcriptional regulator, with protein sequence MDAVSGLLDGPRAQGAFLLRSILTPPWSIAIKDEAPLTLVAIVRGDAWIVPDEGVAVRLGLGDVAIIRGTSPYSVADDPATPPQVIIHAGQRCTTPDGQELFEMTQLGVRTWGNGLDGPTILLTGTYTMRGAVGQRLLGALPPLVVVPRESWDSPLVPLLATEIVKDDPGQEAVLDRLLDLLLIATLREWFAHPGAKAPAWYKAHSDPVVGRALQMLHNNPAEPWTVASLAAQTGVSRAALARRFTALVGEPPMSYLTEWRLALAADLLRERDATVSAVARQVGYGSPFALSTAFKRRRGVSPRQHRVAAGE encoded by the coding sequence GTGGATGCTGTCTCCGGCCTGCTCGACGGACCTCGGGCGCAGGGCGCGTTCCTGCTCCGCTCGATCCTGACGCCGCCCTGGTCGATAGCCATCAAGGACGAGGCGCCGCTCACCCTGGTGGCCATCGTCCGGGGCGACGCCTGGATCGTCCCCGATGAGGGCGTAGCCGTGCGGCTCGGCCTCGGGGATGTAGCGATCATCCGGGGCACCAGCCCGTACAGCGTCGCCGACGACCCGGCCACGCCACCGCAGGTGATCATCCATGCAGGCCAGCGCTGCACCACGCCGGACGGCCAGGAACTGTTCGAGATGACCCAGCTGGGCGTACGGACCTGGGGCAATGGGCTGGACGGTCCGACGATCCTGCTCACCGGCACGTACACGATGCGGGGCGCGGTGGGTCAACGGCTGCTGGGCGCGCTGCCGCCGCTGGTGGTCGTCCCGCGCGAGTCCTGGGACTCCCCACTGGTTCCGCTGCTGGCCACCGAGATCGTGAAGGACGACCCCGGCCAGGAAGCCGTGCTCGACCGCCTACTCGACCTTCTGCTGATCGCCACGCTGCGCGAGTGGTTCGCCCACCCCGGGGCCAAGGCCCCTGCCTGGTACAAGGCACACAGCGACCCCGTGGTCGGCCGGGCCCTGCAGATGCTCCACAACAACCCCGCAGAACCCTGGACCGTGGCGTCACTGGCTGCCCAGACCGGGGTCTCCCGGGCCGCGCTGGCCCGCCGGTTCACCGCGCTGGTCGGCGAACCGCCCATGTCGTACCTCACCGAGTGGCGGCTGGCCCTCGCCGCCGACCTGCTCCGCGAGCGGGACGCCACCGTCAGTGCGGTTGCCCGCCAGGTTGGTTACGGCAGCCCCTTCGCCCTGAGCACCGCCTTCAAACGCCGCCGTGGGGTGAGCCCTCGGCAGCACCGGGTGGCCGCCGGTGAGTAG
- a CDS encoding NAD(P)H-binding protein, which produces MTNEQERKTILVLGGTGKTGRRVVERLRGRGVPVRVGSRSAGRPFDWTDRTTWAPVLRDVGAVYVSFYPDLAVPGAPETVGAFADLAVASGVARLVLLSGRGEEEAQAAEKLIQSAGVEWTILRASWFSQNFSEDYLREPVLSGEVVLPVGTVPEPFVDADDIADVAVAALTGGGHAGQLYELTGPRLLTFADAVGEIARAAGRRIDFVPVSVEEYTGVLAVEGVPVEVVELLTYLFTSVLDGRNAQVADGVQRALGRPPRDFADFVRDAAATGVWDRAPHSL; this is translated from the coding sequence ATGACGAACGAGCAAGAGCGGAAGACGATCCTGGTCCTGGGTGGCACGGGCAAGACCGGCCGTCGCGTTGTGGAGCGGCTGCGGGGCAGGGGAGTGCCGGTCCGGGTCGGTTCCCGGTCCGCCGGGCGGCCCTTCGACTGGACGGACCGGACGACCTGGGCGCCGGTGCTCCGGGATGTCGGCGCCGTGTACGTGTCCTTCTACCCGGACCTCGCGGTGCCGGGCGCTCCCGAGACCGTCGGCGCGTTCGCCGATCTCGCGGTGGCCTCCGGGGTCGCCCGGCTGGTGCTGCTGTCGGGTCGAGGTGAGGAGGAGGCCCAGGCCGCCGAGAAGCTGATCCAGTCCGCTGGGGTCGAGTGGACGATCCTGCGGGCGAGTTGGTTCAGCCAGAACTTCAGCGAGGATTATCTGCGGGAGCCGGTATTGAGCGGCGAAGTGGTGCTCCCGGTCGGGACCGTGCCCGAGCCGTTCGTGGACGCCGACGACATCGCCGACGTCGCCGTGGCGGCGCTGACCGGGGGCGGACACGCGGGGCAGCTCTACGAGTTGACCGGACCGCGGCTGCTGACCTTCGCCGACGCGGTCGGCGAGATCGCCCGGGCGGCGGGCCGGCGCATCGATTTCGTTCCGGTCTCCGTTGAGGAGTACACGGGGGTGTTGGCCGTCGAGGGTGTGCCCGTGGAGGTCGTCGAGTTGCTGACGTACCTGTTCACGAGCGTGCTGGACGGCCGTAACGCCCAGGTGGCCGATGGGGTGCAGCGTGCCCTGGGTCGTCCGCCGCGGGATTTCGCCGACTTCGTCAGGGACGCCGCCGCCACGGGCGTCTGGGACAGGGCGCCCCATTCACTATGA
- a CDS encoding response regulator transcription factor produces the protein MIADDQHLVRDGFSQILRSQPDIHVAAEAADGRQLLDAVRLDPRIDVALVDIRMPVLDGLQATRELAAIPHAPAVIIVTTFDDDAYVLDAIASGARGFLLKRSSAHDLMSAVRTVAAGGAILSAEITGAVLERVRSTGPATRVDLAAYQLTAREIDVLTLIGAGLNNDEIARNLHLSMSTVKTHVANVLAKTGSRDRVRAAILAIQAGLS, from the coding sequence GTGATCGCGGACGACCAGCATCTGGTCCGCGACGGCTTCAGCCAGATTCTGCGTTCCCAGCCGGACATCCACGTCGCAGCCGAAGCCGCGGACGGACGGCAGCTTCTCGATGCCGTCCGCCTCGATCCCCGCATCGACGTCGCCCTCGTCGACATCCGCATGCCGGTACTGGACGGCCTACAAGCCACCCGGGAGCTGGCCGCGATTCCCCATGCCCCGGCCGTCATCATCGTCACCACCTTTGACGATGATGCGTACGTCCTGGACGCCATCGCCTCCGGGGCGCGGGGATTCCTCCTCAAACGCAGTAGTGCCCACGATCTGATGTCCGCCGTGCGCACAGTCGCGGCCGGCGGCGCAATCCTCTCGGCCGAGATCACCGGCGCCGTTCTCGAACGGGTACGGTCGACCGGCCCGGCCACCCGCGTGGATCTCGCCGCCTACCAGCTGACTGCGCGCGAGATCGACGTGCTCACGTTGATCGGCGCCGGGCTCAACAACGACGAGATCGCGCGAAATCTTCATCTATCAATGAGCACAGTCAAAACCCACGTCGCGAACGTGCTGGCAAAGACCGGCAGCCGCGACCGCGTGCGAGCCGCCATCCTGGCCATCCAGGCTGGCCTTTCATAG